One window of Catonella massiliensis genomic DNA carries:
- a CDS encoding sensor histidine kinase, with translation MERTVKQIIVFIILETMAKIFFYSFIIMIFVNLALETEILRIWLKPFLKSGNEISLGLIILIIVYLSYEFYRKIDVMILKDIDALMENIKYDNYVQTAGIFEFKMIQEALIRKNKDIKEKDKFVSTTISYISHDMKTPVTIINANIDLLRKNNDIVTDKGIDRISRIENESEKISEYISKLMDVTTSLTRKKNLEKITIKECFRKMQNSVLIYSDSIEEEIEVDWNVKSLDDSYIVCDFKNLDKCIVHLLNNAFEHRRSCVKIEVCKDSKNIIFKVIDDGIGFNQDSLNKAKTMFYTDNFGRTSGKGCGIGLYFVNSYMETVNGELLLCNRENCGAEQIIKIPYYGGDNE, from the coding sequence ATGGAAAGAACGGTAAAGCAAATTATAGTATTCATCATACTTGAAACTATGGCAAAAATATTTTTTTATTCGTTTATTATAATGATTTTTGTGAATCTTGCATTGGAGACGGAAATTTTAAGAATATGGCTAAAACCATTTTTAAAGTCAGGAAATGAAATTAGTTTAGGTTTAATAATACTGATAATTGTATATTTATCTTATGAGTTTTATAGAAAAATAGATGTGATGATATTAAAAGATATTGATGCATTAATGGAAAATATTAAGTATGATAACTATGTGCAGACGGCCGGTATATTTGAGTTTAAAATGATACAGGAGGCGCTTATAAGGAAAAATAAAGATATTAAGGAAAAGGATAAATTTGTATCAACAACCATTTCATATATCAGTCATGATATGAAAACTCCGGTAACTATAATAAATGCGAATATTGACTTGCTCCGAAAAAATAACGACATTGTTACAGACAAAGGTATTGATAGAATTTCAAGAATTGAAAACGAAAGTGAAAAAATCTCAGAATATATATCAAAACTTATGGATGTTACTACAAGCCTAACACGAAAGAAGAATCTGGAAAAAATAACCATAAAAGAGTGTTTTAGAAAAATGCAAAATAGCGTGTTGATTTATTCTGATTCTATCGAAGAAGAGATTGAAGTTGACTGGAATGTAAAGTCACTGGACGATTCATATATAGTGTGTGATTTTAAAAATTTAGATAAATGTATTGTACACTTACTAAATAATGCTTTTGAACACAGAAGGAGCTGCGTAAAGATAGAAGTATGCAAAGATAGTAAAAATATTATTTTTAAAGTCATTGATGATGGTATTGGTTTTAATCAAGATTCTTTAAATAAAGCAAAGACTATGTTTTATACTGACAACTTTGGAAGAACATCAGGTAAGGGATGTGGAATCGGATTGTATTTTGTAAACTCATACATGGAAACAGTTAATGGTGAGCTATTGCTTTGCAATAGGGAGAACTGTGGGGCAGAGCAGATAATAAAAATACCGTATTATGGAGGTGATAATGAATAG
- a CDS encoding response regulator transcription factor, protein MIEDDKSLVETLKEILEQEKYFVDYYYNLDDIEDYVILNKYNLIILDVMLGERNGFQFLQIVRNEVDRPIILLTAKDTKEDMLKGFNLGADDYITKPFDADLLLARIKSHLRGKKDEEVRYADTFFDLSTGVIKKEGNHVSLTNAELEILKLLYGNKGQIFSKEKIVNRVSSKFDVTDRVVVCHIYNIRKKLSEIDGDDPIENRWGVGYLWKER, encoded by the coding sequence ATAATAGAAGATGATAAAAGTTTAGTAGAGACGCTTAAGGAGATACTTGAACAAGAAAAATATTTTGTTGATTATTATTACAACCTTGATGACATTGAAGATTATGTAATACTAAACAAATATAATCTTATTATCCTTGATGTTATGCTCGGTGAGAGAAATGGATTTCAATTTTTACAAATTGTTAGAAACGAGGTAGATAGACCAATTATCTTGCTTACTGCAAAAGATACAAAAGAAGATATGCTGAAAGGATTTAATCTTGGAGCGGATGATTATATAACAAAGCCATTTGATGCAGATTTGCTGCTAGCAAGGATAAAAAGTCATTTGCGTGGCAAAAAGGATGAGGAGGTGAGATACGCAGATACCTTTTTTGATTTATCGACAGGAGTAATCAAAAAAGAAGGGAACCATGTTAGCCTTACTAATGCAGAACTAGAAATACTAAAGTTATTATATGGAAACAAAGGACAGATTTTTAGTAAAGAAAAGATAGTGAATAGGGTGTCTTCTAAATTTGATGTTACTGATAGAGTCGTAGTATGTCATATATACAATATACGGAAGAAATTATCCGAGATTGATGGAGATGATCCTATTGAAAATAGATGGGGAGTTGGATACCTATGGAAAGAACGGTAA
- a CDS encoding IS4 family transposase, producing the protein MSSITQNHFDENNLIDCVRRFFSRHHVGRLIARCNGMKEKGVSPVSLLRYKLSNIFVGRSMYMQQRTGSFKEDFSKNTFYRFLNSVKTNWLRFTSLLAADIVNNDLKNLTDDKRKNVFIIDDSLFNRTSCKKTELGSKVFDHTDMHFKKGFRMLTLSWSDGNTLIPVNSCLLASAKDTNIIGPVKHFDNRTLAGKRRKLAQTKAPEAMMTLLDTALSAGLKADYVLFDSWFSNPAQITAIHSKGMDVIAMIKKSSRIKYSHCGEQLNIKEIYSRNKKRRGKSKYLLSVCVMVGKENPIPAKIVCVRNKANRKDWLAFICTDTTLSEEEIIRIYGKRWQIEVFFKTCKSMLNLIGECHSLSYDALTAHVAIVLTRYMLIAMEQRQNEDQRTLGELFFFLVDEMADITFSRSLGILMDALMASLQVILKLSDEQLTAFTADFEARLPEYLRSALHPEAVVA; encoded by the coding sequence ATGTCCAGTATAACACAAAATCATTTCGATGAGAATAACTTAATTGACTGTGTTCGAAGATTTTTTTCCAGACATCATGTTGGCAGGCTTATTGCCAGATGTAATGGGATGAAAGAAAAAGGTGTTTCACCTGTTTCTTTGCTTCGTTACAAACTCAGCAACATTTTCGTTGGAAGAAGTATGTATATGCAACAACGTACCGGTTCTTTTAAGGAAGATTTTTCAAAGAACACTTTTTATCGTTTCCTTAATTCGGTAAAAACAAACTGGCTTCGTTTTACTTCTCTTCTTGCTGCTGACATCGTAAATAATGATCTCAAAAACCTAACAGATGATAAAAGGAAAAATGTTTTCATCATTGATGACAGTCTTTTCAATCGCACCAGCTGCAAGAAAACTGAGCTGGGGTCAAAGGTTTTCGATCACACGGATATGCATTTCAAAAAAGGATTTCGTATGCTTACCTTAAGCTGGAGCGATGGAAATACACTTATCCCGGTGAACAGCTGCTTGTTAGCATCTGCAAAAGATACAAATATCATCGGTCCTGTAAAACACTTTGATAACAGAACCCTTGCAGGTAAAAGGCGTAAACTTGCTCAGACAAAAGCTCCTGAAGCAATGATGACACTGTTGGATACTGCTCTCAGTGCAGGGCTGAAAGCTGATTATGTCCTTTTTGATTCCTGGTTTTCAAACCCCGCTCAAATCACAGCTATCCATTCAAAAGGTATGGACGTAATTGCTATGATTAAGAAAAGCAGTCGAATCAAGTATTCACACTGTGGTGAGCAACTGAATATCAAAGAGATCTATTCCCGGAACAAAAAGCGCCGTGGCAAATCAAAGTATCTGCTTTCTGTCTGTGTTATGGTAGGAAAGGAGAATCCAATTCCGGCAAAGATTGTTTGTGTAAGGAACAAAGCTAATCGCAAGGACTGGCTTGCTTTTATCTGCACAGATACTACCCTTTCCGAAGAAGAGATTATCCGTATTTATGGAAAACGCTGGCAAATTGAGGTTTTTTTCAAAACCTGCAAATCTATGCTGAATCTTATTGGAGAATGCCATAGCTTATCTTATGATGCACTAACAGCCCACGTAGCAATTGTGCTTACCAGATATATGTTAATTGCAATGGAGCAACGTCAAAATGAAGATCAGAGAACCCTTGGTGAGTTGTTCTTCTTCCTTGTCGATGAAATGGCAGACATTACTTTCAGCAGATCACTTGGCATCCTGATGGATGCCTTGATGGCAAGCCTTCAGGTAATCTTAAAGCTCAGTGATGAGCAGTTGACTGCTTTTACTGCTGATTTTGAAGCAAGACTACCTGAATATCTGCGTAGTGCGCTCCATCCGGAGGCTGTAGTGGCATAA